From the genome of Candidatus Peregrinibacteria bacterium:
CCTTTGCGCCCCGGAGTGATTCGCGAATCTGCAATGATGATTCCGAGACTCTCTATGTTGAATTCTTTTAATAATGCTTGTCTGACTTTCTCCGCACTATCTTGAGGGTTCCTTGGCCATGGTATAGCGTATCCATTCGGTACATTTGAGCGGTCAGCTCCTGCATTTGGTATAAGGATCCCATTTTTTCTTGTTAAAAAACACTTATCGTCATCACTTTGACCACATTTTACCTCTCGAATTACCTCGTCTGATTCATTTTGAACTAGGTCTTTGAATGAAATATCATCCAAATTAACCAAGTTTCCTTCCAAAATAGAGACTATTTTTGCACTTATTACTATCACAGAACCGATCAAAGTTTCACTCGGCGCATACTTTCCAAAACTTTTTTCAGCATCTTTGAGGCTTTTAACGACGAATTCTACGATATCGCCATTTCCTTTTACTACAGCTGTTTTGACCGCAACTAGTTCCATTCGAGAGTTATTATTAGAAAATGATATTAACGCCTGGGCAATGAGTAAAAATTTGACATTCTGATTCGATGCGATTACAATACTTTGAACACTTCAGGAAGAAACAAATTTTTTACACCTCTACCTGATAAGTATTCATCTCAATATTCTCCTCGAATCTAATCCCCGATCAAGAAGTATTATACTGTTTGATCGGCAACAAAGCCAAGCGAGAAACGAAGTGACTCGCAAGTGTCGCCACTAAGCGACACAAGATAAGGAGCGCGAAGCTCACCAATTGTTCATTTAAATTACTATACGTCCCGCACTCAATACGGGACATACAAACAAAGATTTCTGCTTTGTGAGTCCTATCTTAAGAAGTCTCAGCCAAGAATTTATTCTCGTCTAAGATCTCTTGTATAAGTTGGGCAACCACTTTTGCTCAGTATTTTTCAACCCACTTCGTTCACTCGAAGTAAAACCGCAAAACTACACTCAATGGGCGGTCCTGGTAAGACTAAAAACTATACCGGAATGAGGCAGAGATAATGTGAAGTGCGTTTAATAGACGCTGAGTCAGAGCTTTTTATAACGTTTACTGACTGATAGCGAGAACGAACTACCACATTGAAGAGACCCGCGCCGTGAGGCACGGGTCTTTTTTTAATTCTCAAAATTTAACGACGCTTAACCTTTACCTTCACCTTAACTTTTACTTTTTTCTGACTGGCTCTAAATATCGTATAGCGCTATCCTGTAGACTTGGGAATGGCCCTCTTTCCGCCAAAGCAGCTTGTTTTAATTCTCTTTCTTGCTGTATTTGAGCCTTTAGTGATAGATGTTTAGTTTCTGGTTCTCTGTAATGATATGCTCTTTTTACGTATCTTTGTTTCGGTTTACCAGAGTGCTGAACACCTTGTATTGCGTTTACAGGGCTACTACTTGGCGTTGTTGTTTGAATTTGAATATTGCTAAA
Proteins encoded in this window:
- a CDS encoding coenzyme F420-0:L-glutamate ligase, which codes for MELVAVKTAVVKGNGDIVEFVVKSLKDAEKSFGKYAPSETLIGSVIVISAKIVSILEGNLVNLDDISFKDLVQNESDEVIREVKCGQSDDDKCFLTRKNGILIPNAGADRSNVPNGYAIPWPRNPQDSAEKVRQALLKEFNIESLGIIIADSRITPGRKGTTGLALAWSGFIGVRDERGTEDLFGVPLQMTELAVADNLTTAAMCIMGESAECTPIVIIKEAPVTFTDASSNPNEAVINSDKDLFAI